One Aegilops tauschii subsp. strangulata cultivar AL8/78 chromosome 7, Aet v6.0, whole genome shotgun sequence genomic window carries:
- the LOC109763583 gene encoding PI-PLC X domain-containing protein At5g67130 — translation MPAAGLRPLAVALLLLLSVASANARVGDECSAGAGCGSGLHCAACGDGGAGVCARATPVDPLTHGTGLPFNNYSWLTTHNSFALAGAPSATGAAIIAPTNQEDSVTAQLKNGVRGLMLDTYDFNNDVWLCHSFGGKCYNITAFQPAINVFKEIQTFLEANPSAVITVFLEDYTVAGSLPKVFNASGLMKYWFPVAKMPKSGGNWPLLKDMISQNERLLVFASKKAKEASEGIPFEWNYVVESQYGNEGMVEGKCPNRGESPAMDSKSQSLVLMNFFTTDPNPTGVCGNNSAPLVSMLKTCHDLSGNRWPNYIAVDYYMRSDGGGAPLATDVANGHLVCGCDNIAYCKANSTFGTCVIPPPPPPSPPRAPAKGTSPGGDPSAAVARLPAFQWSCFLGLTSLALLFLS, via the exons ATgcccgccgccggcctccgcccgctcgccgtcgccctcctcctcctcctctccgtcGCCTCCGCCAACGCCAGGGTGGGCGACGAGTGCTCCGCCGGCGCAGGCTGCGGCTCGGGGCTGCACTGCGCCGCctgcggcgacggcggggccggcgTCTGCGCGCGCGCCACCCCCGTCGACCCCCTCACGCAC GGCACCGGCCTCCCCTTCAACAACTACTCCTGGCTCACCACGCACAACTCCTTCGCCCTCGCCGGCGCCCCCTCCGCCACCGGCGCCGCCATCATCGCCCCCACCAACCAGGAGGACTCCGTCACCGCGCAGCTCAAG AATGGTGTTAGGGGCTTGATGCTTGACACTTACGATTTCAACAATGATGTCTGGCTGTGCCACTCATTTGGTGGGAAATGCTACAATATTACAGCATTT CAACCTGCCATCAATGTCTTTAAAGAAATCCAGACATTCCTTGAAGCAAACCCTTCAGCAGTAATCACGGTTTTCCTGGAAGACTACACTGTTGCAGGTTCCCTGCCAAAAGTATTCAATGCTTCCGGCCTGATGAAGTATTGGTTCCCGGTGGCAAAAATGCCCAAGAGCGGTGGCAACTGGCCTTTGCTCAAGGACATGATCAGCCAGAATGAGCGTCTGCTTGTCTTCGCATCAAAGAAAGCAAAAGAAGCAAGCGAGGGGATTCCGTTCGAGTGGAACTACGTCGTAGAAAGCCAAT ATGGCAATGAGGGTATGGTGGAGGGCAAGTGCCCAAATCGCGGAGAGTCCCCTGCCATGGATTCCAAGAGCCAGTCGCTTGTTCTGATGAACTTCTTCACGACGGACCCGAACCCCACCGGGGTTTGCGGGAACAATTCAGCACCACTTGTTAGCATGCTAAAGACCTGCCATGATCTGTCGGGCAATCGGTGGCCCAACTACATCGCCGTTGATTACTACATG AGGAGCGACGGCGGAGGCGCTCCCTTGGCCACCGATGTGGCTAATGGCCATCTAGTATGTGGCTGTGACAACATTGCTTACTGCAAG GCCAACTCGACATTCGGAACCTGCGTGATACCTCCGCCcccaccgccgtcgccgcccagGGCGCCGGCCAAGGGTACGAGCCCAGGCGGCGATCCCAGTGCGGCGGTGGCTCGGCTTCCGGCCTTCCAGTGGAGCTGCTTCCTCGGACTGACGTCCCTGGCTCTGCTCTTCCTCTCGTAA
- the LOC109763587 gene encoding protein S-acyltransferase 8 has translation MAKQLRVYQVWRGNNIIWCGGRLIFGPDAKATLLSFSLIVAPVVVFCIFVGKNLIHIFPAYNAGYAILVVTVALTIHVLLLLFLTSSQDPGIVPRNSNPPVEEFSHDSSAPHTLQFPRIKEIMINGVPVRVKYCETCMLYRPPRCSHCSKCDNCVERFDHHCPWVGQCIGQRNYRYFFWFVCSAAILCFYVFTMSALYISLLMKDHRSVVEAIKASPASVAVMGYCFICFWFVGGLTGFHSYLIATNKTTYENIKYKYSNQPNAFDRGCIHNCFEVLCTKRKPSRINLRAIVQEEHVASLPRISRSSVPEDETPHRPRAKVEDDLEMGLDILKTSRRRSDELSDLELGTASNGARYRRSDSDTEIPVMTRTITESSDQTRDLDFYSVTNAAHPSSPEQRQLPDELR, from the exons atGGCCAAGCAGCTGCGGGTCTACCAAGTCTGGAGAGGCAACAAC ataATCTGGTGTGGTGGGAGATTGATCTTTGGACCAGATGCCAAGGCTACTCTACTATCTTTCTCGCTGATCGTGGCCCCTGTTGTTGTCTTCTGCATCTTTGTGGGCAAAAACCTCATACACATCTTTCCTGCATATAACGCAGGGTATGCAATTCTGGTTGTTACCGTAGCCCTGACAATTCAT GTACTGTTACTGCTCTTCTTGACCTCATCTCAAGATCCAGGTATTGTACCAAGGAATTCAAATCCACCTGTGGAGGAGTTTTCTCATGATTCTTCAGCTCCTCATACTCTCCAGTTCCCTCGGATAAAAGAGATCATGATCAATGGTGTGCCCGTGAGAGTAAAATATTGTGAAACTTGCATGCTATATCGGCCTCCTCGTTGCTCCCACTGTTCCAAATGTGATAATTGTGTCGAGCGATTTGATCACCACTGCCCTTGGGTTGGTCAATGTATTGGACAG CGCAATTACCGCTACTTCTTCTGGTTTGTTTGTTCGGCAGCAATCCTGTGTTTCTATGTATTTACAATGTCTGCATTGTACATCAGTCTACTCATGAAGGATCACCGTTCAGTGGTGGAGGCAATTAAAGCCTCTCCAGCATCAGTGGCAGTCATGGGATACTGTTTCATTTGTTTCTGGTTTGTTGGTGGTCTCACCGGATTCCACTCTTACCTCATTGCAACAAATAAG ACAACATATGAGAATATCAAGTACAAGTACAGCAACCAACCCAATGCGTTTGACCGTGGTTGCATACACAATTGCTTCGAGGTCCTGTGCACGAAAAGGAAGCCTTCTAGGATCAACCTGCGAGCCATCGTTCAAGAGGAACATGTTGCGTCCCTGCCACGAATCAGCCGTTCCAGTGTGCCCGAAGATGAGACGCCCCACCGTCCACGAGCCAAAGTGGAGGATGACCTTGAGATGGGCCTTGACATCCTGAAGACCTCACGGCGCCGGTCAGATGAACTGAGTGACTTAGAGTTGGGCACTGCAAGCAATGGTGCAAGATATCGCAGAAGTGATTCAGACACTGAGATCCCGGTTATGACCAGAACAATTACTGAGAGCTCCGATCAAACTAGGGATCTGGACTTCTATTCAGTGACCAACGCTGCACATCCCTCGTCTCCTGAGCAGAGGCAGCTCCCCGATGAACTCCGCTGA
- the LOC109763585 gene encoding tubby-like F-box protein 12, protein MSFRSIVRDVRESFGSLSRRGFDVRISGLPGLSGHHHRGKSFGPPGEPHGGAVVADQNGWVGLPPELLRDVMKRLEEGESTWPSRKDVVACAAVCSAWREICKDIVQSPEFCGKLTFPVSLKQPGPRDGLIQCFIRRDKSTLTYYLYLCLSPAVLSENGKFLLAAKRNRRTTYTEYVISVDSKNISRSSNGYVGKMRSNFLGTKFIVYDTQPPYNAGSLVPCQRGSRRISSRRVSPKVPTGSYPIAQVNYELNVLGTRGPRRMQCTMHSIPASAVDPDGVVPGQPQQLLPGPFDESFRSTNASSRFSMADFSSSRFSSSRFSDVSGGLRREEEDGEAKERPLVLRNKVPRWHEQLQCWCLNFRGRVTVASVKNFQLTAAAPQVAAAALPPSEPSQPPQQQQLQPSSSSSSSTSDHEKVILQFGKVTKDMFTMDYRYPLSAFQAFAICLTSFDTKLACE, encoded by the exons ATGTCTTTCCGCAGCATAGTCCGCGATGTTAGAGAGAGCTTCGGAAGCTTATCAAGGCGGGGCTTTGACGTGAGGATTTCAGGCCTCCCTGGTCTTTCCGGCCATCATCACCGGGGGAAGTCTTTCGGGCCACCGGGTGAGCCGCATGGCGGAGCTGTGGTGGCTGATCAGAATGGCTGGGTTGGCCTTCCTCCTGAATTACTTCGTGATGTGATGAAAAGGCTGGAGGAAGGCGAGAGCACTTGGCCCTCGCGCAAAGATGTCGTAGCTTGTGCGGCGGTCTGCAGCGCGTGGAGAGAGATCTGTAAAGATATAGTTCAGAGCCCGGAGTTCTGTGGGAAACTCACTTTTCCGGTGTCGCTTAAACAG CCAGGACCTCGAGATGGATTAATCCAGTGCTTCATTAGAAGGGACAAATCAACACTAACCTATTATCTCTACCTCTGCCTTAGCCCTG CTGTGCTTAGTGAGAACGGAAAGTTCCTGCTAGCAGCTAAGAGGAATCGACGAACAACATATACCGAATACGTAATTTCTGTGGATTCTAAAAACATCTCGCGGTCAAGCAACGGCTATGTTGGAAAAATGAG GTCTAATTTCCTCGGCACGAAGTTCATCGTCTACGACACTCAGCCGCCATACAATGCCGGGAGCCTCGTCCCATGCCAGCGCGGCAGCCGCCGCATCTCTTCCAGGAGGGTGTCACCAAAGGTGCCCACCGGTAGCTACCCCATCGCCCAGGTGAATTACGAGCTCAACGTGCTGGGCACCAGGGGGCCGAGGCGTATGCAGTGCACGATGCACTCCATCCCGGCCTCTGCAGTCGACCCGGATGGCGTGGTGCCTGGGCAACCCCAGCAGCTGCTCCCCGGTCCGTTCGACGAGTCCTTCCGCAGCACGAACGCCTCCTCCAGGTTCTCCATGGCAGACTTCAGCAGCTCTCGCTTCTCAAGCTCCCGATTCTCAGATGTAAGTGGTGGGTtgcggcgagaggaagaagatggggaGGCCAAGGAGAGGCCATTGGTTCTCCGCAACAAGGTGCCGAGATGGCATGAGCAGCTGCAGTGCTGGTGCCTCAACTTCCGAGGCAGGGTGACTGTGGCCTCCGTGAAGAACTTCCAGCTGACGGCAGCCGCGCCACAGGTGGCAGCTGCTGCATTGCCGCCGTCTGAACCTTCGCAGCCGCcccagcagcagcagctccagcCTTCAAGTTCATCGTCGTCTTCGACGTCCGATCACGAGAAAGTGATCCTGCAGTTTGGTAAGGTTACCAAGGACATGTTCACCATGGACTACCGGTACCCGCTCTCGGCGTTCCAGGCGTTCGCGATCTGCTTGACCAGCTTCGACACCAAACTGGCCTGTGAATGA